A window from Chitinophaga filiformis encodes these proteins:
- the prmC gene encoding peptide chain release factor N(5)-glutamine methyltransferase, protein MTIQAAFTQLITSLIPVHDQREAANIAHIVMEHVTGLSKMDRIVYKDRELTAGQATQLQQALAALLEHQPVQYVTGSSWFYGMELQVNANVLIPRPETEELVEWIVQDVRNSKLPQRRILDIGTGSGAIPLAIKKELPTATVWALDVSSGALETARGNAQQQKLDVHFEQMDILDTNASQSLPMFDIIVSNPPYICQRESTDMQEQVVAYEPSIALFVPDDDALLFYRQIGLLAKEKLHPGGALYFEINEAFGEETAGLLRAQGYMNVEVRKDLFGKDRMVKALL, encoded by the coding sequence ATGACAATACAGGCCGCCTTTACACAGCTCATCACCTCACTGATACCGGTTCACGACCAGCGGGAAGCCGCCAATATCGCGCATATTGTGATGGAGCATGTGACGGGCCTGTCAAAGATGGACAGGATCGTTTATAAGGACAGGGAACTGACAGCAGGGCAAGCCACGCAATTGCAGCAAGCCCTTGCCGCATTGCTGGAACATCAGCCGGTGCAATATGTTACCGGCAGCAGCTGGTTCTACGGCATGGAACTGCAGGTAAACGCCAATGTGCTCATTCCCCGCCCCGAAACGGAAGAACTGGTAGAATGGATCGTGCAGGATGTGCGTAACAGTAAGCTGCCTCAGCGCAGGATATTGGACATAGGCACCGGCAGCGGCGCCATTCCCCTGGCCATTAAAAAAGAACTGCCCACCGCCACCGTCTGGGCCCTGGATGTCAGTTCAGGGGCCCTGGAAACAGCCCGCGGCAATGCGCAGCAGCAAAAGCTGGATGTTCATTTTGAGCAAATGGATATTCTTGATACCAATGCATCACAGTCACTACCGATGTTTGATATTATTGTTAGCAATCCTCCCTATATATGCCAGCGGGAAAGTACAGATATGCAGGAACAGGTAGTGGCTTATGAGCCCTCAATCGCCTTGTTTGTTCCCGATGATGATGCTTTGTTGTTCTACAGGCAGATCGGCTTACTGGCAAAAGAGAAGTTGCATCCGGGCGGGGCGCTGTATTTTGAGATCAATGAGGCGTTTGGGGAAGAGACAGCAGGCTTGTTACGTGCACAGGGGTATATGAATGTGGAAGTGAGGAAGGATCTGTTTGGAAAGGACAGGATGGTGAAGGCTTTACTATAA
- a CDS encoding ExbD/TolR family protein: MNLRNRRNKRHLELHNGALNDILFILLLFFLIVSTLANPNVIKLTLPKAKSNTKAKQTVVISINDKREFFVGTNKVPFESLKQMLIPAIGRETVDPTIVINAEKTVPVEDVVKVMEVAREIGAKVVLATANPQSKG, encoded by the coding sequence ATGAACTTACGCAATAGAAGAAATAAACGGCATCTGGAATTGCACAACGGGGCATTGAATGATATCCTGTTCATTCTCCTGCTGTTCTTCCTGATCGTATCCACACTGGCTAATCCCAACGTGATCAAACTGACGTTGCCTAAAGCCAAAAGCAATACCAAAGCTAAACAGACAGTGGTGATCAGTATCAATGATAAAAGGGAATTCTTCGTAGGTACCAACAAAGTGCCTTTTGAAAGCCTGAAACAGATGCTGATACCTGCTATAGGACGTGAAACCGTCGATCCTACTATTGTGATCAATGCGGAGAAGACAGTGCCTGTAGAAGATGTGGTGAAAGTAATGGAGGTTGCCCGTGAAATAGGTGCAAAGGTGGTGCTGGCTACAGCTAATCCACAGAGTAAAGGATAA
- a CDS encoding MotA/TolQ/ExbB proton channel family protein, protein MLLGLVTLLQDSLLQPKADTVASAAANVAAADQHIKLLDLLVKGGVLMIPLGILSVIAVFAFVERYLTISKAGKLEDNFMPMIRDHISNGNISAARSLSKNTNSPIARMIDKGVQRIGKPIESIEKSMENVGKLEIYKMEKNLVILSIIAGIAPMFGFLGTIAGMIQTFFNISITSDITLGTIAGGIYVKMITSATGLIIGLVAYIGYSFLNAQIDKVINKMEGASAEFIDILQEPTR, encoded by the coding sequence ATGCTCTTAGGACTCGTTACATTACTACAGGATTCTCTATTACAGCCAAAGGCAGATACGGTTGCCAGTGCGGCTGCAAATGTTGCAGCTGCTGATCAGCACATCAAATTACTCGATCTGCTGGTAAAAGGCGGGGTACTGATGATCCCATTGGGAATACTTTCCGTTATCGCTGTTTTTGCTTTTGTGGAAAGATACCTTACTATCTCAAAGGCTGGTAAGCTGGAAGATAATTTCATGCCCATGATCAGGGATCACATCTCCAATGGGAACATCTCCGCTGCCCGTTCTTTGTCGAAGAACACCAACAGTCCTATCGCACGTATGATCGATAAGGGGGTACAACGTATCGGCAAACCGATCGAGAGTATCGAAAAATCTATGGAGAATGTAGGTAAACTGGAAATCTACAAGATGGAAAAGAACTTAGTGATCCTGTCCATTATTGCAGGTATTGCACCTATGTTCGGATTCCTCGGTACCATTGCAGGTATGATCCAGACCTTTTTCAACATCTCTATCACGTCTGATATCACACTGGGAACGATCGCCGGTGGTATTTATGTAAAAATGATCACTTCCGCTACGGGGCTGATCATCGGGTTGGTGGCCTACATCGGTTACAGCTTCCTGAATGCACAGATAGACAAGGTTATTAATAAAATGGAAGGCGCTTCAGCAGAGTTCATTGATATTTTGCAAGAACCAACGAGATAA
- the pepT gene encoding peptidase T, whose amino-acid sequence MRYVQIDTQSDPLSKSFPSTEKQKDLGKLLVQELQEMGIKDAVMDEHGYVFATIPGNTDKSVPVICFCSHMDTSSDCSGTNVKPIIHERYDGGDITLPEEGTVIRAAEHPYLQSKKGDDIITASGSTLLGADDKAGVAEIMDAAHFLLTHPEIKHGDIRILFTPDEEVGRGVEKLDMKRLGAQFGYTMDGGERGSLEEESFSADAARIVIQGVSVHPGTAKDKLVSAIKIASEVIDALPKDGLSPETTEDRQGFIHPVRMQGIVEHAEIDFILRDFITAKLEEHAAFLRNIMNMVMARYPQASATLTITQQYRNMKEVLDLHPQVTANAEEAIRRAGVEPLRLIIRGGTDGSRLSFMGLPCPNIFTGEMALHSKYEYVSIQDMYKAVQTIVHLAQVWEERS is encoded by the coding sequence ATGCGCTACGTACAGATCGATACGCAATCAGATCCGCTGAGTAAGAGCTTTCCTTCCACAGAAAAGCAGAAGGACCTCGGAAAGCTGCTGGTACAGGAACTGCAGGAAATGGGCATTAAAGATGCTGTGATGGACGAGCATGGATATGTTTTCGCCACTATTCCCGGCAATACGGATAAATCTGTGCCGGTGATCTGCTTCTGTTCACATATGGATACTTCCAGCGATTGCAGCGGCACTAACGTGAAGCCCATCATCCATGAGCGATACGATGGGGGCGATATTACCTTACCGGAAGAAGGGACTGTGATCAGGGCGGCCGAACATCCCTACCTGCAATCGAAGAAAGGAGATGATATCATTACCGCCAGCGGTTCCACGCTGCTGGGGGCAGACGATAAGGCGGGCGTAGCCGAGATCATGGACGCTGCACACTTCCTGCTAACACATCCTGAGATCAAACACGGCGATATCCGTATCCTTTTTACGCCCGATGAAGAAGTAGGCCGTGGTGTTGAAAAGCTGGACATGAAAAGATTGGGCGCACAGTTTGGCTATACGATGGATGGGGGGGAACGTGGATCGCTGGAAGAGGAAAGTTTTTCTGCCGATGCCGCCAGGATAGTTATCCAGGGCGTGAGCGTACATCCGGGTACTGCGAAAGACAAACTTGTAAGCGCAATCAAAATAGCCAGTGAGGTTATAGACGCCCTCCCGAAAGATGGCCTGTCGCCGGAAACAACGGAAGACCGTCAGGGCTTTATTCATCCGGTACGGATGCAGGGTATTGTGGAACATGCAGAGATAGACTTTATACTTCGCGACTTTATTACCGCAAAGCTGGAGGAACATGCAGCTTTCCTCCGGAATATCATGAACATGGTCATGGCCCGCTATCCGCAGGCCAGTGCAACGCTGACCATCACCCAGCAATACCGCAATATGAAAGAGGTGCTGGACCTGCATCCACAGGTAACCGCCAATGCAGAAGAGGCGATCCGCCGTGCGGGTGTCGAACCTTTAAGACTGATTATCAGGGGCGGAACGGATGGTTCCCGGCTCTCTTTTATGGGATTACCCTGTCCGAATATCTTCACCGGAGAAATGGCCCTGCATAGTAAATACGAGTATGTAAGCATCCAGGACATGTATAAAGCCGTGCAGACTATTGTACATCTGGCACAGGTTTGGGAAGAACGTAGCTGA